The sequence below is a genomic window from Pecten maximus unplaced genomic scaffold, xPecMax1.1, whole genome shotgun sequence.
TATTATCACGGTATCTGCCACTGGTAAGAAGGACTACTTTAAAACCATATGATTTTTGGGATTCTGATATTTGAGTCAAGGCCCTTGCTTTTTTTGTGGAACTCACTCAAATTTTGAGTACCCAGTGCCACTATAAAGTATTTGGACTTGTAAATATTTGGAAATGGTGGTGTGGGTTGACTTTAAAACAAATCCTACAAAAACAATTCTGAAAACTAACTAGTGCAGAAGCAAAGAAAGAATTTTCCTGCTTTTTCTCAGTGAATGAAAATAGGCAACAAAGTCAAATCCAGGTCAGAACCTAGAGGTTCCCATTGTATGACAGGGCAGTTTAAGTTGTTATTGGcgggaatatatatataaaaacttaaagttttcaaaatacattgtatgaatttattttaaggacaaaattgagaaaaaaaacatatctgGTATTGTATCTGAATTAATAGCAGAATCTTGGAAACCATCACTTGTATATATTAATAGAAAATGTAGTGTTTGCAGCAAGAGCACCTTAAAACTGGTCAACCTTACTTTACTTCTTTTGCAAAAAGTGATGGCACGTAAGCCTCTTTGTGATTTGCTACAGACAGCAGCGGGAGGACTGGCTGGGGAGAAAAATCAAAACCAGTAATTGGAAATATCATTCTCCACGGCAAACTGAAGTACTGGACCAGTCAGGATCGATCTATACACTACCATCAGGGTGAGAGTTTGTAATGTTCGctcaaaatgcattatatatatttaagttatGGTCCAATTTTCATCAACTCTCATTGACTTAAACATGGTCATGTGGAGGTtcatattttgtgatattaacctgatgtttctatttttagaaacaccaAGTCAGTATTGCATTTATGACATCACTATCATTGTGTCGTCACAATTAATGCCCCAGCCTAAAATTGTTAAAAGATAGATATGATGCAATTCCTTCCTTTTGCAAACCGGTTTCATttcttatataataaaaattaCGGACTTCTGATTTAGTCTATTAGGTGTTGTACTGACCTGTTACAATTTAAAATATTGACATCCAGCTTTGCCCTCACCATggttaatatttgattttatcagGTTAGTATAACATCATATTGACCTCACCCAAAGTCCATAGATAATAAATCTATTTCATGTGTTGATATCACctgtttgtgttatatctgtCGACCGTTGCCAATTAAAAATTCTGAAGTAATGGTCAAATAAACATGGATGGGCAAACACAATACTAAATATAGTCAAAGCAAATTATGATGATTCCAAAACGCGCTCTCATAGGTCAAGTAAAAGCTGTACATGACTGACAATATTGTCCACTGCTGGgtatatttgtctgtattttgATCTTCTGAACTAGCTGAAGGAAATGTGCAGTTGCCCTCTAACATTTTTGTATTACTTATGCTTATCGTCTGATTGAAAACTAGATGGAAAAACGAATATTGATCAGACAAAATTACAGGCAACATGAGCCAACAAGGTTTGAAGAAACTGAAAAATGTCTTTGTCTGTTAATGAATCCATTAttatataagtaaaaaaaatcatattcataCTTACTTTGTACTTAAAGAGGTTGCATTTCTGAGAAAGAGTAATTTTGGTCATGAAAACAAGAATATgttgtttaatatttttctaaaaaatactATTGCTACCTTTCAAATGTTTAATCTTCTAATTTTATCTATTAAACTAAATACAGATAGATAATTAATTGCTTCCAGAAGGAATTATCTCCTGTACTATTGTATTCATCctaattaatgattatttttctcagtgtttggtgttacttgTAATTCTTTACTGTGGGTGACATTTAATGcatttttgttataattgtGTTTATGGTGTCGGGTGATGTACAATGTAgcatatttaaaaaagattttttttattttgaaaggtATGAAAGCAGGAGATAGTACTCTAAACTCCCTGATGGCGCTACAGATGCTGAAGACGATGATGAAAATTGACCCGAAAGGCGTAATGAATGAACGTGAAATGAGAGGTCATGTCCTTGAAGATTATGTGAGTTTTATGACCACACCCTCTACACACAATGACACTTACGCCGAATCCTTCCACCGATCTTTCTTCAAGGACTGGTCATCAGAGGAAAGTCCTCCGAAGACTGCCTCAGACTTGTTAAGATGGACAGAAGCAAGGTAGATCCTTAATGTAGATGTAGAGGATATCTatcagtgtcttcagtaataccaaataaatttcacgagtggggctaatattttgatatttttttcaagtgCCTAGtatgagtgaaaaatatcaagatatcATCCACATGAgtgaaatgtatttggtattactgaagatattGTTAGacattctgtttattacatttctatagCAAAATATAGCGGGCCAGCTTTTAAGTTTttccattgtcgtttgtaagcagtgttttgattggtcaaatcagaaaaagtgaaaaatatcagaaaaaaaaaagaaaaaaaatatcactttgatagaatgaataatttatgatatttcactggtaaaaatgtaataaatgtacattctacataatatataataacaccACCTTTTCTTGTAAATTTTCTCATTTTGATAAAGTTGACGAATCTGTGAtaatattgaaaattgaaaacTATAAACTCAAAACTTTTATATCAagatacatttgtgtatgtaataacagtataataaatatcatttgattCATGTCAATCATTTCTGTGTTCacaattatatttcattttcatactATTTAAAAAGGGAATTTTAGGTTACATATCCCAAAGATTCTAATCTAATATGAGATGAAAATAGTGAGTAGCGTCAAGGAATTTAGAACCTTCAAACTTTTGAAGTAGGTTCCAAATGGTATGTGAAGGTGGCAGTGTTAATTGGATAGGTTTAGAGAgcactgtatatacatgtattgaggGATCATTTTGGAGGTGGCCATATGCCCATTGGTCCACAATTTTCCTGAATGACCCACGTGATTCAGAAAAATCCTTTCTAGAAATTGCCCATAACTTATATTACAGATACttatttttcttgaaaatgaccCATCCATTTTGGTAACACAAATAATCTGTGTATATTAAGTATGTACCTTTTCTCTTGAAGATGGTTACATATCTTGATGTAAATTATGTGTAGACTTTCATCAAATACCACAATGTTTTGAATTgaatttgataaattttatgtatgaaattaaatcataatcTTGAAATGGAGTCCAAAGTATATCCAAATGTTCATACTGTTTATCTAAAATGTTCTTTCTGAAGAGAATACTAAGAGAAACCATCACAAGAAACAATTTGGCCggattatcttttttttcttaattttcttaTTCTTGATATGATCAATGCTACTAAATTCCAAAATACCTAAGGTCTTTAGATACACTATTTGCAAAGGAAATAAATTGGAAGTTGTGACGTCtttgtgaatattttatttgcGCACAAGTTATTTCAGAAACAATAACTTTATTTTGCGTGTATCATGAGAACATAGCTGTATTAAAAAGGGGTCACTTGTcaaattttgtcatattttattAAGCTCTAAAATTAAATGGAAATTCTACTAAGAACAGATATTTTGATGGACAAAGCTGCATTAAAGTATGGTTTTTTGTCAAGTCTTGTTGTATTTCTAGAATTTTTTCTCTCACAAAGTTagcagaaaaaaagaaaatgagtTTATATGACACCATTAACATTGTCTTTCACAATACAGATATGTCAAGAAGTCCAAGGGTTCTTCAGACCATCAACTTGTAGTGATTGGGTCCATCGTTCCGGCTGTACCCTGGATAATACGAAACGCTCACAAGACTGAGTCGGAGTGTGCTGAATCCACAGTGGAATTTATCAAACTGACCCATCCTGAACCGAGCCTCGTTccatatatagacatgtacgCAAGACTTCTTCACGGGGTCATCAATGGCAAAGATCTTGTTGAAGAGGTCAATAAGTGCATGGAACGGTCAGAACTTGGGGGATCAAGGAAGAAAACAATGATACAAGGTTTTTTGGAGCATGCTAGCAAGTAAGCTGGATAAGGTCTTAGCATTGTCCATCaaatcaattacatgtatatcgatGGCGATTGGTCATTCTCTTGTAATTACTGTccattgttacaggtaacaggacaattagtgactgatgtAGTGGCTTCCTACAGTAAGTTAGCATTGCCCCAGGGGAGTTCAGTAAATAGGCCTCTGTTGATTATTTAGAAACTTtttatacacaaataacaacacCGCTATGGTTTCATGTGTCCATTATACggaatttttaacaactttacggacaaaaagtgtccgctgtccgcattaggaaggtgtctgctatatacatgatatctatatagtgattttcattggggattcctTGAACTGGCcgttatagagaggtgtccgttatataagggtgtccgctatAACAGGTTTTACTATAAGCAGGAATAGAGATGAAAATTGTCCATCAGCTGCATTAGgtattaattaagtatcaaTGTCCATGAAACTAAGGgcttatttgttttgtttgattagGTCTTTAGGTTGTCCATTAAATTAAGGGTTAATTTGGTTTTATGGACTAGCTCTTAAGGTTGTCCATCAAATTAAGGGTTAATTTGGTTTGGTGCACTAGCTCTTAAGGTTGTCCATCAAATTAAGGTAGTGCTGGGAATCACTAATTTTAAAACCAAGATCGATCAAGACTTTTATACATTGTCAAGTGAATGATGATCAACTTATGATCGATCATGAATGAGGcaaaatttacaaaagaaaatagtgaaatacttcctgtttattttaaatttcatttcgaAGCCTTGTATAAACCATTTGTGATGGCTTATGAGTAAACAGTTGGAAAGTTCACTTCCAGagacaaaaaaacaacacaatatgtGAACTATTAAAAGTTatcaacagaaaacaaaatctaaTCCAATTACATATTCTAATGCCACTTATGACATGCAAAGTCAcgttataaaaataatattaatcaATGGAAGCTGAAATAaccaaaataatgtttacatataGCCTAGAAAAGCATCTATAATCCCGGCAAATgttctgaaaacaaaaatgttgaatatGGACCATGCAAATTAAAAGTGCTCCAATATTTACgagttttttttggttttttttacctATATAACACCATTTCATCCTTAATAATCAGATATTTGATTGTTGCAATTTGACATGAATGTTATACTGATCTCTGGGATTTATCAACAGGTATCCTCAGGGATCGGAGGACCAGTTAGGACGCTGTCAGTCAGCAGTAAGCCGGTTAGGGTCGGCATGTTATATAGACGGCGCTATGAGTAGCCTTCTCTTCCTCGCTGCACAATTCAACGAAAACTTCAACACAGGTGTTCTTATGAACGCGAATAGTGGAGGTTTGTAATAGATATGTATGcttaaatgttttaaagatgTTTGATCTATTTGAAAAAACTcgtacttttatattttgcaaatttcaatgatacatatgtatttttattgtataaattaattaattttgataatttatttgatGAATTTTCATTTAGTAATAACACAAACAAAGTACATGTTTGAAGTAGATTATAGATATTGTAATGATGAATATTTGACACATTTTCTACATATCTAATGGAAATTTGGTCAGGTTGCTGCTTCTTTTCTAAAATACATCTATTGGGACCACGGTTAATTGTAAAATTCTTATTTATATGCCCGCCATAAAATGTGCAAGCGtttagtgttacccatgtccatCCCATCACATCCCGTCCCATCCAGGTGTGTCCCATCCTGTCCCTCCCGTTGCGTCCCGCCTGTCCCGATTCAATGTAACTAGCTtttctcaggaactgctgatacAATCCTCACCAAACAGGTGTTTCAGGGTGTCAGGTGGCAacaggggcatttatgtcttacagacattttctagtttaatgaaattaaaacatgtacTAGGTTAACGTTATTGCATGAATTTAACTGAATAATCCTTGGCTGGCTGTTTCATGTGTCAGTCAGTGTTTTCAGtcacttaaaaatatatttctaactTTTGAAACAAAGGTAACTTGATCTAACAAAACAGCACTCTCTAGATCTGTAGCTTTCCATTGATAAGCTAACTCTtcagaaatgaaaaaaacaaatatatcttttacTACTTTTGTATGACGGTCTtcttgtattgttttacaggaGAGAATTGTCACCGAGGGGCCGCTCTAGGAGCCTTATTAGGGGCAGCATCTGCTTACAAGGGACAGAGTATTCAGCCCTCTCTAAGAGACGGTTTGGGGTCAGCGAGGGAAGGGCTTCTTCAAGTCCTTAAAGATCTACAAAGTTCAAATTTATAGTGATGAACTTACTAATTTATCTTTAACTTATTACTGGAAACTacacattttacatgtatacagactTATTGTCTTAAAAAAATGTGATATGATAATTTTTACACTGAAAGCATACATATTgtagcggtaatcttattatAGCTTTTTCATATTGAAAGCATTCCACTTAATTATGATTGCGCTGAATGCAatttctgtatattgttttcCTCAGAATGTACTGCTGATGTGCCAATTTATCAGATATGATCTTTTGCACTAAAAATTAAGTATGTGAAAATAGggaaattacagtatatacactggcatatattgtacttaaatatacatgtatatgtacatatataccaaaACGTCCACCTTGAAACATGGTTAACTCGAAGACtcagataattttttttttttttcattgtccCAGCTGCTTCGAGTACAAGATGTTTGACTgtacatcaaaatattaaaattgtctggtcaatatatagaaaaatataaaataatataaaattttcATCTTGACCATCTAATATAGCAGCAAGTCtaaataacacattaacattgtattggGAAATCAGGCAAAATTTACATAATGTCTACGCACCCACATGAGGAGCTTTATGAATAAATTTTTCAGGTGAGTCCTGAACACCGTTTCCAAAGATACACATTCTTTTTGTAATTGGCACTTAAAATTTGAGTGAGTCCCACAGGGTGCACGTTGTCATAACAGTGAATACATTTTGACTTAAATTTAGTCTAAACTAAGATTTTGCTTAGCATGTTTTATGATACACTTAATATCGCGATATTAGCTAAGTAAGTTTACTCTCAGCTAAGATTATGCTTAGCATGTTTCATGATACATTTAACATTGCGATATTAGCTAAGTAAGTTTAGACTCAACTAAGATTATGCTTATCATGTTTCGTGATATACTTGATATTGCGATATTAGCTGAGTAAAATCTTAAAACTTAAATGCAAATTTAGTGTTAGGACCTTTTCATGATCCCAGGGGTCAGGATCCCTGGGGTCAAACATCCATCAGAGGACAACACTTTATCGATGTATAGATGAGGAAATTTTGAAATTCTAAATCTCATGGAATGTTATTTGTTGTGCTTTACAAGTGATATTTACTTAATATTGTCCTAGATTgatgatgtatattttgtttttgttgttgtaatatTACTCATTTCATGAACAATAGATATTGTAAAGTCTCTTTTCAATTTAAACATGTGATACCAGTATTCCAAAAAAACctacattttttgtgtgtttatatttataattacatattagagacgtacatgtacattacatataaCAAAAAGTCATGACAGTTCAAATGTCTTGATTTTGTTCTGAAATGAATAGTAAGTCCCTAAACTGTCTTTCCCAACaaactgttttatatttaactCTTCCCTATATATGATGTGATATCATGCTACCATTTTTGTATATCTGTTGGTTTGTCAGATGTGTCATATTATGTACTTTTCGAGAAAAGAGTTTTAAATtacttatttaaaaaaagtgAATTTGTTCTGAACACTGAAATACATTCAATGACATaacaacacccccccccccccccactacATGTAACACTCCACCCACACCCCCACACcaaaaattttagaaaaaacaaaattacaaaattgtcAGGTTGAGTGAAATTCCCTATATGCCTATactcattttcatttttcatatgaATTTAATCAGAAGTATTCTACCTTTTTTGTTCAGATTAAGTTGATATTCCTGTGATCAAACAATATACCCCTGTAAACAGTTGCTATACTTGCAGTTCTAATGAACTGAGccaaaatcaaattatttatttatgatgtATGTTGATAACAAATCGCCTTCCTGACGATCACTACTTAcgtaattatttaattttaccttgttacttatatatatatatatattctatacattGTTTTGAAACTATttctatatacaaaatgtataggAATTA
It includes:
- the LOC117320541 gene encoding uncharacterized protein LOC117320541, coding for IADALAMPVHWYYNPDDIKDGYGGWLTGFTAPAKHHPSSIITVSATDSSGRTGWGEKSKPVIGNIILHGKLKYWTSQDRSIHYHQGMKAGDSTLNSLMALQMLKTMMKIDPKGVMNEREMRGHVLEDYVSFMTTPSTHNDTYAESFHRSFFKDWSSEESPPKTASDLLRWTEARYVKKSKGSSDHQLVVIGSIVPAVPWIIRNAHKTESECAESTVEFIKLTHPEPSLVPYIDMYARLLHGVINGKDLVEEVNKCMERSELGGSRKKTMIQGFLEHASKYPQGSEDQLGRCQSAVSRLGSACYIDGAMSSLLFLAAQFNENFNTGVLMNANSGGENCHRGAALGALLGAASAYKGQSIQPSLRDGLGSAREGLLQVLKDLQSSNL